In the genome of Taurinivorans muris, one region contains:
- a CDS encoding DUF3883 domain-containing protein: MNLVFFNVGWMAHYKGEDKILGNFKYVKEYNYGHEKWNFLPCNKKCYAYVPIRWSNEEIPPSINLERIYEKNNNRDELNNVTIVFISRNPTDRKTYIVGWYKNATLFRTLQLRPNQKEIFDNVYIAAVADENNCICLPLDARTFKVPTAQKEGKGKGYGMSPIWYADTEEIQEYRKEVINYIENFSLENTPERIYKSLNKQTDPEHNKQIEKIAVNTVMEYYQQQGYTVHSVESKNLGYDLFVYREDEELFVEVKGNSAAKTLIRLSPHEFDVLKQNHLNYIIASVINCDDKPILNLYSIDKKIIASEEIYYIQHTEDKDNIHELIPVTFAITSF; this comes from the coding sequence ATGAATTTAGTATTTTTTAATGTTGGCTGGATGGCACATTATAAAGGTGAAGACAAAATATTGGGAAATTTTAAATACGTAAAAGAATATAATTATGGACATGAAAAATGGAATTTTCTTCCATGTAATAAGAAATGTTATGCTTATGTTCCAATAAGATGGTCAAACGAAGAAATTCCTCCAAGCATAAATCTCGAAAGAATCTATGAAAAAAATAATAATCGTGATGAGTTAAATAATGTTACTATAGTCTTTATTTCACGAAATCCAACAGACCGAAAAACGTATATTGTTGGCTGGTACAAAAATGCTACTCTTTTCAGAACATTGCAGCTACGTCCTAACCAAAAAGAGATATTTGACAATGTTTATATTGCAGCAGTAGCTGATGAAAATAACTGTATTTGCTTACCGTTAGATGCAAGAACATTCAAAGTTCCTACTGCTCAAAAAGAAGGAAAAGGTAAAGGCTACGGTATGTCACCAATCTGGTATGCCGATACTGAAGAAATTCAAGAATACAGAAAAGAAGTAATCAACTATATAGAAAATTTTTCTTTGGAAAATACACCTGAAAGAATTTATAAAAGTCTTAATAAACAAACTGATCCTGAACATAATAAACAAATTGAAAAAATAGCTGTAAATACTGTGATGGAATATTATCAACAACAAGGATATACAGTTCACAGTGTAGAAAGTAAAAATCTTGGTTATGACTTATTTGTTTACAGAGAGGACGAAGAACTGTTTGTAGAAGTAAAGGGAAATAGTGCAGCCAAAACACTTATCAGGTTATCACCACATGAATTTGATGTATTAAAGCAAAATCATTTAAATTATATCATTGCGTCAGTCATAAATTGTGATGACAAGCCAATACTCAATCTTTATAGTATTGACAAAAAAATTATTGCTTCAGAAGAAATATACTATATTCAACATACTGAAGACAAAGATAATATTCATGAATTAATTCCAGTTACTTTTGCAATAACATCATTCTAA
- a CDS encoding IS5 family transposase, producing MNTVQSQKADKKTTHRAKQREITTKIHAVTDALGNPLKIILSAGNVHDSKLAEDLLFGMEAKAVLADKGYNSKKIEALIKEMNSEVVIPSKKNAINPRSYDRHLYKERHAIECFFQKIKESRRIATRYDKLQIMYKKFVLIACCLVWLK from the coding sequence ATAAACACGGTTCAGTCCCAAAAGGCGGACAAAAAAACAACGCATAGGGCGAAGCAGAGGGAGATAACCACCAAAATCCATGCGGTGACTGATGCTTTGGGAAATCCTTTAAAAATTATTTTATCAGCCGGGAATGTCCATGACTCAAAGCTTGCAGAAGATTTGCTTTTTGGAATGGAAGCAAAAGCCGTCTTGGCGGATAAAGGTTACAATTCTAAAAAAATTGAGGCCCTCATAAAAGAAATGAACAGTGAAGTTGTAATTCCATCGAAGAAGAATGCAATAAATCCAAGAAGTTATGATAGACATTTATATAAAGAACGCCATGCAATAGAATGTTTCTTTCAAAAAATAAAAGAAAGCCGGAGAATTGCAACAAGGTATGATAAATTACAAATAATGTATAAAAAATTTGTCCTTATTGCGTGTTGTTTAGTTTGGTTAAAGTAA
- a CDS encoding transposase, with translation MDDRIAFEGVIYVLKTGIPWRYLPKEFGVWQTGYNLFARWAKSGALERLLQAFRECVDNEWLSIDSSSIKVHKHGSVPKGGQKNNA, from the coding sequence ATTGATGACAGAATTGCTTTTGAAGGCGTTATTTATGTTTTAAAAACCGGTATTCCATGGCGGTATTTGCCAAAAGAATTTGGAGTATGGCAAACTGGTTATAACCTCTTTGCCAGATGGGCTAAGTCGGGAGCTTTAGAAAGGCTGCTGCAAGCTTTTAGGGAATGTGTTGATAATGAATGGTTATCAATAGACAGCAGCAGTATTAAGGTTCATAAACACGGTTCAGTCCCAAAAGGCGGACAAAAAAACAACGCATAG